A genomic window from Polaribacter gangjinensis includes:
- a CDS encoding serine hydrolase domain-containing protein, with protein MKIFKRILLLLSSAILLVVMINYPKLNIIAGYSAKNSASSVFLAERSLAFTDSTDNNFSPINLANDKIDDEKKLAISSVFGLLSRKAIYREGLGAVLTLNDEDENAPFLQPKRAISDEKTPFPYGNAEPKDTILSEIDYQKLNETVNSVFGKNNSRAVLVIYKDQIIAEKYAEGFDKNSKILGWSMTKSITSTIFGILQYQKKLSVYDKAPIKSWQNDGRKNITIHNLLQMNSGLEWDENYDKISDVTKMLFLEKDMTKAQEKKPLSGKINASWNYSSGTTNLLSGIIRNQFQTQQEYLDFWYTNLIDKIGMNSMLLETDLAGKYIGSSYAWATARDWAKFGLLYLYKGNWNGQQLFDETWVDYVSTPTPTSDGTYGAQFWLNAKPTFQDVPKNMFYADGYQGQRVYILPDQELVVVRMGLSQMDENAFLSGIISSIKK; from the coding sequence ATGAAAATTTTCAAACGCATTTTACTTCTTCTTTCCTCAGCAATTTTATTGGTTGTGATGATCAATTATCCAAAGTTGAATATTATTGCAGGTTATTCAGCGAAAAATTCAGCTTCTTCAGTTTTTTTAGCAGAAAGGAGTTTGGCTTTTACAGATTCAACTGACAATAATTTTTCGCCTATAAATTTGGCAAATGATAAAATTGATGATGAAAAAAAATTAGCCATTTCTTCAGTTTTTGGTTTATTGTCAAGAAAAGCAATTTACAGAGAGGGTTTAGGAGCAGTTTTAACATTGAATGATGAAGATGAAAATGCGCCTTTTTTACAACCAAAAAGAGCAATTTCTGATGAAAAAACGCCTTTTCCTTATGGAAATGCTGAACCAAAAGACACGATTTTATCAGAAATTGATTATCAAAAATTGAATGAAACTGTGAATTCGGTTTTTGGGAAAAACAATTCTAGAGCAGTTTTAGTGATTTACAAAGACCAAATTATCGCCGAAAAATATGCTGAAGGTTTTGATAAAAACTCCAAAATTTTAGGTTGGTCAATGACAAAAAGCATTACAAGTACCATTTTTGGGATTTTACAATATCAAAAAAAGTTGTCTGTTTATGACAAAGCTCCCATCAAATCTTGGCAAAATGATGGGCGAAAAAACATCACGATTCATAATTTACTACAAATGAATTCAGGTTTGGAATGGGATGAAAATTATGATAAAATTTCGGATGTTACTAAAATGCTTTTTTTAGAAAAAGACATGACAAAAGCGCAAGAAAAAAAGCCGCTTTCAGGCAAAATAAATGCTTCATGGAACTATTCGTCAGGAACAACCAATTTATTGTCAGGAATCATCAGAAATCAGTTTCAAACGCAGCAAGAATACTTGGATTTTTGGTACACCAATTTGATTGATAAAATTGGCATGAATTCCATGCTTTTAGAAACGGATTTAGCCGGGAAGTATATTGGCTCTTCTTATGCTTGGGCAACTGCTAGAGATTGGGCAAAATTTGGCTTGTTATATTTATACAAAGGGAATTGGAATGGACAACAATTGTTTGATGAAACTTGGGTTGATTATGTTTCAACTCCTACTCCAACTTCTGATGGAACTTATGGCGCACAATTTTGGTTGAATGCCAAACCAACGTTTCAAGATGTGCCGAAAAACATGTTTTATGCAGATGGTTATCAGGGACAACGTGTGTATATTTTGCCTGATCAAGAGTTGGTTGTGGTAAGAATGGGACTTTCTCAAATGGATGAAAATGCTTTTTTGAGTGGGATTATTTCGTCTATAAAAAAATAA
- a CDS encoding ATP-binding protein codes for MDIYKNKYPILALTGPRQSGKTTFLKSYFSDYEYVNLENLDIRKFAIDDPNGFLKQYNNYVIFDEAQRVPELFSYLQTKVDEDKIMGQYILSGSQNFHLMQNITQSLAGRVALFKLLPFDVSEMQEANWLDDDFAVNLQKGFYPAIYDRVISSKVFYSNYIQTYVERDLSELINVKDLKQFRNFISLCAARVGQLLNLNSLANECGITQPTAKSWISVLESSYIVYQLQPYFSNFNKRVTKTSKLYFYDTGLLCFLLKINDAETVKLSSLKGSLFENYVINEFIKKNYHNNLLLDFWFWRDAVGHEVDLIWQNSELLNLVEIKASETIMPHMFKGLTYFEKLKPSLVKSKTIVHTGLFNQERTLGNVTSWKEILESI; via the coding sequence ATGGATATATATAAAAATAAATATCCTATTCTGGCTTTAACGGGTCCAAGACAATCTGGTAAAACTACTTTTTTGAAAAGCTATTTTTCTGATTACGAATATGTAAATTTAGAGAATTTAGATATCAGAAAATTTGCAATAGATGATCCAAATGGTTTTTTAAAGCAATATAATAACTATGTTATTTTTGATGAAGCACAGCGTGTTCCAGAGTTATTTTCATATTTACAAACCAAAGTAGATGAAGATAAAATTATGGGACAATATATTTTGTCTGGTTCTCAAAACTTTCATTTAATGCAAAATATTACGCAAAGTTTAGCTGGTAGGGTTGCCTTATTTAAGTTATTGCCTTTTGATGTATCAGAAATGCAAGAGGCAAATTGGCTTGATGATGATTTTGCTGTGAATCTTCAAAAAGGATTTTATCCTGCAATTTACGACAGAGTTATTTCATCCAAAGTTTTTTATTCAAATTACATTCAAACCTATGTTGAACGAGATTTATCAGAACTTATCAACGTAAAAGATTTAAAACAATTTCGAAATTTTATTTCACTTTGTGCAGCAAGAGTAGGTCAATTATTAAATTTGAATTCCCTTGCAAACGAATGCGGCATAACACAACCAACAGCCAAATCTTGGATTTCTGTTTTAGAGAGCAGTTATATTGTTTATCAATTGCAACCTTATTTTTCTAACTTTAATAAACGAGTAACAAAAACTTCAAAATTGTATTTTTATGATACTGGACTCCTATGTTTTTTGTTGAAAATAAATGATGCTGAAACCGTAAAATTAAGCTCACTAAAAGGAAGCCTTTTTGAAAATTATGTGATAAATGAATTCATCAAAAAAAATTATCATAACAATCTATTATTAGATTTTTGGTTTTGGAGAGACGCTGTTGGTCATGAAGTAGATTTAATTTGGCAAAATTCTGAACTTTTAAATTTAGTGGAAATCAAAGCATCAGAAACTATCATGCCTCATATGTTCAAAGGATTAACCTATTTTGAAAAACTAAAACCCTCTTTAGTTAAGAGTAAAACCATAGTTCATACTGGACTTTTTAACCAAGAGCGAACACTAGGAAACGTAACTAGTTGGAAAGAAATATTGGAATCAATTTGA
- the sufD gene encoding Fe-S cluster assembly protein SufD: protein MELKDKILSSYVAFENDMDMNSDIHEIRMKALENFEKLGFPSKKLEAWKYTSLNVILKNDYCLFPNKETAIDLADVKKYLIQEIDSYKVVFIDGKYNSFLSETTHDTIDVCLMSAALTKPKYKIVIENYFNKIAKQDNLTSLNTAFAKEGAYIYIPKNVEVQKPIQIVNFTTGAEIATMMQPRNLIVVEENAHVQIIERHQSLTSNAVLSNVVTEVFAARNSTVDYYKIQNDNLHASLVDNTYIEQKTNSEVSVHTFSFGGNITRNNLNFYQKGEHINSILKGITIIEEKQHVDHHTLVHHLEPNCESHQDYKGIYDERSTGVFNGKVIVEKEAQKTNAYQQNNNVLVSDKATVNAKPQLEIFADDVKCSHGCTIGQLDDDALFYMQQRGIPKKEGKALLMYAFANTVLDSVKIPEVKKRITKLIAQKLKVNIGFDL, encoded by the coding sequence ATGGAATTAAAAGATAAAATTCTTTCATCATACGTAGCATTTGAAAACGACATGGATATGAATTCTGATATTCATGAAATTCGTATGAAAGCGCTTGAAAATTTTGAAAAACTCGGTTTTCCATCAAAAAAATTAGAAGCTTGGAAATATACTTCCTTGAATGTAATTTTAAAAAATGATTATTGCTTGTTTCCAAACAAAGAAACTGCAATTGATTTGGCAGATGTTAAAAAATATCTGATTCAAGAAATTGATTCGTATAAAGTAGTTTTTATTGACGGCAAATACAATTCATTTTTATCAGAAACTACACACGATACGATTGATGTTTGCTTAATGTCAGCTGCATTAACAAAACCAAAATACAAAATTGTTATTGAAAATTATTTCAATAAAATTGCAAAACAAGACAACTTAACTTCTTTAAATACAGCTTTTGCAAAAGAAGGCGCTTATATTTACATTCCAAAAAATGTCGAAGTTCAAAAGCCAATTCAAATTGTAAATTTTACAACTGGGGCTGAAATTGCAACCATGATGCAACCACGAAACTTGATTGTTGTAGAAGAAAATGCACATGTTCAAATCATTGAGCGTCATCAAAGTTTGACTTCAAATGCTGTATTATCAAATGTGGTTACTGAAGTTTTTGCTGCCAGAAATTCCACTGTTGATTATTACAAAATTCAAAATGATAATTTACATGCTTCATTGGTTGATAATACTTACATAGAGCAAAAAACCAACAGTGAAGTATCTGTTCATACATTTTCATTTGGCGGAAATATCACAAGAAACAATTTGAACTTTTATCAAAAAGGCGAACACATTAATTCAATTTTAAAAGGAATTACCATTATTGAAGAAAAACAGCATGTAGATCATCATACATTGGTGCATCATTTAGAGCCAAATTGCGAAAGTCATCAAGACTACAAAGGCATTTATGACGAACGCTCTACAGGAGTTTTCAACGGAAAAGTAATTGTAGAAAAAGAAGCTCAAAAAACGAATGCATATCAACAAAACAACAATGTTTTAGTGAGTGACAAAGCCACTGTAAACGCAAAACCTCAACTAGAAATTTTTGCAGATGATGTAAAATGTTCTCATGGTTGTACCATTGGTCAATTAGATGATGATGCGTTATTTTACATGCAACAACGTGGAATTCCAAAAAAAGAAGGAAAAGCTTTACTGATGTATGCGTTTGCAAATACAGTTTTAGATAGCGTAAAAATCCCTGAAGTTAAAAAGAGAATTACCAAATTAATTGCTCAAAAACTGAAAGTAAATATTGGTTTTGATCTGTAA
- the sufC gene encoding Fe-S cluster assembly ATPase SufC, translating to MLKINNLHAEINGKSILKGLNIHVKAGEVHAIMGPNGAGKSTLANVIAGKEDYEVTEGIIELNGEDISELAPEERAHAGVFLSFQYPVEIPGVSVTNFIKTAINETRKARGQEDMPAKDMLQKIREKSELLEIDRKFLSRSLNEGFSGGEKKRNEIFQMAMLEPKIAILDETDSGLDIDALRIVANGVNKLKSKDNAVLVITHYQRLLDYIVPDFVHVLYDGKIVKTGDASLALELEAKGYDWIKQELVS from the coding sequence ATGTTAAAAATTAACAATTTACACGCTGAAATTAACGGAAAATCAATCTTAAAAGGATTAAATATCCATGTAAAAGCTGGTGAAGTTCATGCAATTATGGGTCCAAATGGTGCTGGAAAAAGTACCTTAGCAAACGTAATTGCTGGTAAAGAAGATTATGAGGTTACAGAGGGAATTATTGAGTTGAATGGCGAAGATATCAGCGAATTGGCTCCTGAAGAAAGAGCACATGCTGGCGTGTTTTTATCGTTTCAATATCCAGTAGAAATTCCTGGAGTTTCTGTTACGAATTTCATCAAAACTGCGATTAACGAAACTAGAAAAGCAAGAGGTCAAGAAGACATGCCTGCTAAAGATATGTTGCAAAAAATCCGTGAAAAATCAGAATTATTAGAAATTGATCGTAAATTCTTATCACGTTCTTTAAACGAAGGATTTTCTGGAGGAGAAAAAAAACGTAACGAAATTTTTCAAATGGCAATGTTAGAACCTAAAATCGCCATTTTAGATGAAACAGATTCAGGTTTGGATATTGATGCCTTGAGAATCGTTGCAAATGGTGTAAACAAGCTAAAATCAAAAGACAATGCGGTTTTAGTAATTACACATTATCAGCGTTTGTTAGATTATATTGTACCCGATTTTGTACACGTTTTATACGATGGAAAAATCGTTAAAACTGGTGATGCATCATTGGCTTTAGAATTGGAAGCAAAAGGATATGATTGGATTAAACAGGAATTGGTAAGCTAA
- a CDS encoding N-acyl homoserine lactonase family protein, with protein MKKIIILFLGLAIVSCKNTEKKSEENTKPEVKLFQLVGGSILVKKLEVFSQDTTYTGQSKQFTDAYYVISHPKGNLMWDAGLPEQLVIPEPYDEPSGVYRIQRPDSLVNQLKSIGFKVEDFQYFAMSHSHFDHTGHANYMKNATWIVQENEYNAVLGDSLPQKDPSLASLTKVKKIKGDYDVFGDGTVIIKYTPGHTIGHQALYVKVSGLEKPILLTGDMYHFEENRKNKGVPSFNYDVKQTLESMAVFEAFAKEKNAEVIIQHSPKDFEKLGKLLNK; from the coding sequence ATGAAAAAAATTATTATATTATTTTTAGGTTTAGCTATCGTAAGTTGCAAAAACACTGAAAAGAAATCAGAAGAAAACACCAAACCCGAAGTAAAACTTTTTCAATTAGTGGGAGGCTCTATTTTGGTAAAAAAATTAGAAGTTTTTTCTCAGGATACAACTTACACAGGGCAATCAAAACAATTTACAGACGCCTATTATGTAATTTCTCATCCAAAAGGAAATTTAATGTGGGATGCAGGTTTGCCTGAACAATTGGTAATTCCTGAACCTTATGATGAACCAAGTGGTGTTTACAGAATTCAACGCCCAGATTCGTTGGTAAATCAGTTAAAATCTATCGGATTTAAAGTAGAAGATTTTCAATATTTTGCAATGTCTCATTCACATTTTGATCATACAGGTCATGCCAATTATATGAAAAATGCTACTTGGATTGTTCAAGAAAATGAATACAATGCTGTTTTAGGCGATTCATTGCCACAAAAAGATCCATCATTGGCAAGTTTAACAAAAGTGAAAAAAATCAAAGGAGATTATGATGTTTTTGGTGATGGAACTGTGATTATCAAATATACTCCAGGTCATACAATTGGTCATCAAGCTTTGTACGTAAAAGTTTCTGGACTGGAAAAACCAATTTTATTAACAGGTGATATGTATCATTTTGAAGAAAACAGAAAAAATAAAGGTGTTCCATCATTCAATTATGATGTAAAACAAACTTTAGAAAGTATGGCCGTTTTTGAAGCTTTTGCAAAAGAAAAAAATGCAGAAGTAATCATTCAACATTCGCCTAAGGATTTTGAAAAATTAGGAAAATTATTAAACAAATAA
- the sufB gene encoding Fe-S cluster assembly protein SufB has product MSKYTEEDLKEELKTKQYEYGFYTAIESETFAKGLNEDVVRAISKKKNEPEWMTNWRLEAYRSWTKMKEPEWANVNYQKPNFQEIAYYSAPKKKPTLNSLDEVDPEMLATFEKLGISLAEQKKLANVAVDIVMDSVSVATTFKKTLAEKGIIFMPISEAIQEHPELVKKYIGSVVPTTDNFYAALNSAVFSDGSFCYIPKGVKCPMELSTYFRINEGGTGQFERTLVIADKGSYVSYLEGCTAPQRDENQLHAAVVELIALDDAEIKYSTVQNWFPGDAEGKGGVYNFVTKRGLCETNAKISWTQVETGSAITWKYPSCILKGNNSVGEFYSIAVTNHFQQADTGTKMIHLGKNTKSTIISKGISAGKSQNSYRGLVQINSRAENARNFSQCDSLLMGNECGAHTFPYIEAKNNTAKIEHEATTSKIGEDQLFYCNQRGIDTEKAIALIVNGFSKEVLNKLPMEFAVEAQKLLEISLEGSVG; this is encoded by the coding sequence ATGAGTAAATATACTGAAGAAGACTTAAAAGAAGAATTAAAAACCAAGCAATATGAGTATGGTTTTTATACAGCAATAGAAAGTGAAACCTTTGCAAAAGGATTGAATGAAGATGTAGTTCGTGCAATTTCCAAAAAGAAAAACGAACCAGAATGGATGACGAATTGGCGATTAGAAGCGTATCGCAGTTGGACAAAAATGAAAGAACCAGAATGGGCAAACGTCAACTACCAAAAACCAAATTTTCAAGAAATTGCCTATTATTCTGCACCAAAAAAGAAACCAACACTAAATTCTTTAGACGAAGTTGATCCTGAAATGTTGGCTACATTCGAAAAATTAGGAATTTCTTTAGCAGAACAAAAAAAATTGGCAAATGTAGCTGTAGATATTGTGATGGATTCTGTTTCTGTAGCAACAACATTTAAAAAAACCTTGGCAGAAAAAGGAATTATTTTTATGCCAATTTCTGAAGCGATTCAAGAACATCCAGAGTTGGTAAAAAAATACATTGGCTCTGTAGTACCAACTACTGATAATTTTTATGCAGCATTAAACTCGGCTGTTTTTTCTGATGGATCTTTCTGTTACATTCCAAAAGGCGTAAAATGTCCTATGGAATTATCAACCTATTTTAGAATCAATGAAGGTGGAACTGGTCAGTTTGAAAGAACATTAGTGATTGCTGACAAAGGAAGTTATGTATCATATTTAGAAGGATGTACAGCTCCACAAAGAGATGAAAATCAATTGCATGCAGCAGTTGTAGAATTGATTGCGTTGGATGATGCTGAAATTAAGTATTCAACCGTTCAAAACTGGTTTCCAGGTGACGCAGAAGGAAAAGGTGGTGTCTATAACTTTGTAACTAAAAGAGGTTTGTGCGAAACCAATGCAAAAATTTCTTGGACTCAAGTTGAAACTGGCTCTGCAATTACGTGGAAATATCCAAGTTGTATTTTGAAAGGAAATAATTCTGTTGGCGAATTTTATTCGATTGCAGTAACCAATCATTTTCAACAAGCAGATACAGGAACTAAAATGATTCATTTGGGAAAAAACACCAAATCAACCATCATTTCTAAAGGAATTTCTGCTGGAAAATCACAAAATAGTTATCGTGGTTTAGTACAAATAAATTCAAGAGCAGAAAATGCTCGAAATTTTTCACAATGTGATTCTTTATTGATGGGTAATGAATGTGGTGCTCACACATTTCCGTACATCGAAGCAAAAAACAATACTGCAAAAATAGAACACGAAGCTACTACAAGTAAAATTGGAGAAGACCAATTATTTTATTGCAATCAACGTGGTATTGATACTGAAAAAGCAATTGCGTTAATCGTTAACGGATTTAGTAAAGAAGTATTGAACAAATTGCCTATGGAATTTGCTGTAGAAGCTCAAAAATTATTAGAAATTTCATTGGAAGGTTCAGTAGGATAA
- a CDS encoding HesB/IscA family protein, translating to MIKVSDTAKKKVIELMTEDGFDASKDFVRVGVKSGGCSGLSYNLTFDNQQHENDKVFEENDVKIIVDKKSFLYLVGTTLEYSGGLNGKGFVFNNPNANRTCGCGESFSL from the coding sequence ATGATAAAAGTTTCTGACACAGCAAAAAAGAAAGTCATTGAATTAATGACGGAAGATGGCTTTGATGCCTCAAAAGATTTTGTAAGAGTTGGTGTAAAAAGTGGTGGTTGCTCTGGTTTGTCATACAATTTAACTTTCGACAACCAACAACATGAAAACGACAAAGTTTTTGAAGAAAATGATGTCAAAATCATTGTTGACAAAAAGAGCTTTTTATATTTAGTAGGAACCACATTAGAATATTCTGGAGGTTTAAACGGAAAAGGATTCGTTTTTAACAATCCAAATGCCAATAGAACTTGTGGTTGTGGAGAGAGTTTTTCTCTGTAA
- a CDS encoding cytochrome-c peroxidase, giving the protein MTKNWVFLSLIFLLMNCSSKEEDLYAPVAYNLEIPSLFSQKLIAPIIPANNPLTQEGVALGKKLFFEKLLSKDNTQSCATCHNPQNAFSDSQQFSVGIDGKKGFRNAMPLFNLAWNFDELFNWDGSEFSLENQAFEPVRNPIEMHETWKNVTQKLQNHPEYPTLFKKAFGIATIDSVLITKAIAQFERTLISGNSKFDRFLRGETTLTPEEENGFNVFMDEAKGDCFHCHGSNNNPLWTDNLFHNNGLDKTFSDLGLGAKTGDPKDNGKFKSPSIRNLAFTAPYMHDGRFTTLEEVINHYSEGLQFSSTIDPLMKKVSQGGVQLSAKDKADLKAFLLSLSDVEFINNPSFKNP; this is encoded by the coding sequence ATGACTAAAAATTGGGTTTTTCTATCTCTCATTTTTCTTTTGATGAATTGCTCATCCAAAGAAGAAGATTTATATGCACCTGTTGCTTATAATCTAGAAATTCCTTCGCTTTTTTCACAAAAATTGATTGCGCCAATTATTCCCGCAAACAATCCTTTGACACAAGAAGGTGTTGCTTTGGGAAAAAAATTGTTCTTTGAAAAATTGCTTTCAAAAGATAATACACAATCATGTGCAACTTGTCACAATCCACAAAATGCTTTTTCAGATTCGCAACAATTTAGTGTAGGAATTGATGGAAAAAAAGGATTTAGAAACGCAATGCCTTTGTTCAATTTGGCTTGGAATTTTGATGAATTATTCAATTGGGATGGAAGTGAATTTAGCTTAGAAAATCAAGCTTTTGAACCTGTCAGAAACCCAATTGAAATGCACGAAACTTGGAAAAATGTAACTCAAAAATTGCAAAATCATCCTGAATATCCAACCTTATTTAAAAAAGCTTTTGGAATAGCAACCATAGATTCTGTTTTAATCACCAAAGCAATTGCACAATTTGAACGCACTTTGATTTCTGGAAACTCGAAATTCGACCGATTTTTAAGAGGCGAAACCACCTTAACTCCTGAAGAAGAAAATGGATTCAACGTATTTATGGACGAAGCAAAAGGCGATTGTTTTCATTGTCATGGCAGCAACAACAATCCACTTTGGACAGACAATTTGTTTCATAATAATGGTCTTGACAAAACTTTTTCTGACCTTGGTTTGGGCGCAAAAACTGGCGATCCAAAAGACAATGGAAAGTTTAAATCACCATCAATCAGAAACTTAGCATTTACAGCACCTTATATGCATGATGGAAGATTTACTACTTTAGAAGAAGTTATCAATCATTATTCTGAAGGTTTGCAATTTTCATCAACCATTGATCCTTTAATGAAAAAAGTATCACAAGGTGGCGTGCAATTATCTGCAAAAGACAAAGCCGATTTGAAAGCATTTTTACTTTCGTTATCAGATGTTGAGTTTATCAACAATCCTTCTTTTAAAAATCCATAA
- a CDS encoding MbnP family protein, translating to MKRIYVLIFLTFLFNSCEKKDCCVNFDPVNVTVKFTHNWDGIPINQNDFDNFKFTTENGELISIDLLRYVVSNVTIGQISKKYQLINVGENTGTEIVLNQVPKGNNFVKFRFGFADVDNVDGVYQDLNSTSFNVPMMMGGGYHYMQFDGKYKDSNNQDANFNYHTIRAVNMSNPMNLILEDTSFEVEIGTIEFSKNTTIEIKMNVAEWFKNPNLWDLNVLNTVLMPNFDAQKLMSENGRNVFSLGEISNE from the coding sequence ATGAAACGGATTTATGTACTTATTTTTCTGACTTTTCTTTTTAATTCATGCGAAAAAAAAGACTGTTGCGTTAATTTTGATCCAGTAAATGTTACTGTAAAATTTACCCACAATTGGGATGGAATTCCCATAAATCAAAACGATTTTGACAATTTTAAATTTACGACTGAAAACGGAGAACTCATCAGTATTGACTTGTTGAGATATGTAGTTTCTAATGTAACTATTGGGCAAATTAGCAAGAAATATCAACTCATCAATGTTGGTGAAAATACAGGAACTGAAATTGTGTTAAATCAAGTTCCTAAAGGAAACAATTTTGTAAAATTTCGTTTTGGATTTGCAGATGTTGACAATGTAGATGGTGTGTATCAAGACTTAAATTCTACGTCATTCAATGTGCCAATGATGATGGGTGGAGGGTATCATTACATGCAATTTGACGGAAAATATAAAGACTCAAATAATCAGGATGCAAATTTTAACTATCACACAATCAGGGCTGTAAATATGTCAAATCCAATGAATTTAATTTTGGAAGATACTTCTTTTGAAGTTGAAATTGGTACAATCGAGTTTTCAAAAAACACAACAATCGAAATCAAAATGAATGTGGCTGAGTGGTTTAAAAATCCGAATTTATGGGATTTGAATGTGCTAAATACTGTTTTAATGCCCAATTTTGATGCTCAAAAATTGATGAGTGAAAATGGTAGAAATGTGTTTTCTTTGGGTGAAATTTCAAATGAATAA
- a CDS encoding choice-of-anchor B family protein, which produces MKKIAFFISFLAIISCSKTEIIEDEPNVDYVPLAKCVNGFADIYPCNKYDLMAHITLSDLDGSNTPSSNLSGNDSWGWTDPTTKKEYALVGLNTGVSFVDISNPSAPIVLGFLPTATVNSDWRDIKVYNNYAFIVSEAANHGMQVFDLTKLRSVTNPPQNFTAETTFTGFGSAHNIVINESKGYAFPVGTSRSGTYAGGPLFINIQNPLNPISEGGFRNYSHDAQVVTYAGPDSEHTGKEILIGSNETEIVIVDITNKANPIKLSSINYANVGYVHQGWFTQDMRYFLLGDEIDEMRFGNKTRTIIFDFSDLDNPQFSFNYFGPTDAIDHNGYVKNNTFYLANYTAGIRIIDITNIANKSMTEVGFFDTYPTNNIAGFNGAWSVYPYFESGNIVISDIDNGLFIVRKSQ; this is translated from the coding sequence ATGAAAAAAATAGCCTTTTTCATAAGTTTTTTAGCAATTATTTCTTGTTCAAAAACAGAAATCATTGAAGATGAGCCCAATGTTGATTATGTTCCTTTGGCAAAATGTGTAAACGGATTTGCAGACATTTATCCTTGCAATAAGTACGATTTGATGGCGCATATAACTTTATCAGATTTAGATGGATCAAATACTCCCTCAAGTAATTTGTCAGGAAATGATTCTTGGGGTTGGACAGATCCAACAACTAAAAAAGAATATGCTTTGGTAGGTTTAAACACAGGTGTTTCTTTTGTAGATATTAGCAATCCATCTGCGCCAATCGTTTTGGGTTTTTTACCAACAGCAACCGTAAATAGCGATTGGAGAGATATCAAAGTTTACAATAATTATGCGTTTATCGTAAGTGAGGCAGCAAACCACGGAATGCAAGTTTTTGACTTGACAAAGTTGCGCTCTGTAACAAATCCTCCTCAAAATTTTACTGCAGAAACTACATTTACAGGTTTTGGAAGTGCGCATAATATTGTCATCAATGAATCAAAAGGATATGCTTTTCCTGTTGGTACAAGTAGAAGTGGCACTTATGCAGGAGGTCCTTTATTCATCAACATTCAAAATCCTTTGAATCCTATAAGTGAGGGCGGGTTTAGAAATTATAGTCATGATGCTCAAGTTGTTACTTATGCAGGCCCAGATTCTGAACATACAGGAAAAGAAATTTTAATAGGAAGCAATGAAACCGAAATTGTCATTGTAGATATTACCAACAAAGCAAATCCTATCAAACTTTCTTCAATCAATTACGCAAATGTTGGTTATGTACATCAAGGTTGGTTTACACAAGATATGCGTTACTTTTTATTGGGTGATGAAATAGATGAAATGCGTTTTGGAAACAAAACACGAACCATTATTTTTGATTTTTCTGATTTAGACAATCCTCAGTTTTCATTCAATTATTTTGGTCCAACAGACGCCATTGATCATAATGGTTATGTTAAAAACAACACGTTTTATTTGGCAAATTATACAGCTGGTATTCGCATTATTGACATTACCAATATTGCCAACAAAAGCATGACTGAAGTTGGTTTTTTTGATACCTATCCAACAAATAATATTGCTGGTTTTAACGGAGCTTGGAGTGTGTATCCGTATTTTGAAAGTGGAAATATCGTAATTAGTGATATTGATAATGGCTTATTCATCGTCAGAAAATCACAATAA